Proteins encoded together in one Nocardioides marinisabuli window:
- a CDS encoding LOG family protein, producing the protein MRHTRGRTVDITTLDELDHRLRAGARTLSGWRVRSVDLTERGAELGRCRLAGATFLGCRFAEGDAARVEASGALVLPQIPDVPVDVYRHELYEARELFDTLRWSESVDGRAYAWSKPGAIDDAEVSTEVPLARTLHDHAIDLALDRWREGRRVVGVMGGHAASRGTSLFTDAARLGHRLGGAGLTVATGGGPGAMEAANLGARLSSRDDAVLGEALRMLAAVPSYRPSVDAWVLSAFDTLTALDPPEADGGPVANLGIPTWHYGHEPPNVFATAIAKYFRNATREAILLEVCDAGIVFLPGAGGTVQEVFQDACENYYADEASVAPMVLVGRRHWTEELPAWPLLQALASGRAMEPHVHLVDTVEEALEVVTSSR; encoded by the coding sequence GTGAGACACACACGGGGCCGGACCGTCGACATCACCACCCTCGACGAGCTCGACCACCGGCTGCGCGCCGGCGCGCGCACCCTCTCGGGCTGGCGGGTGCGCTCGGTCGACCTCACCGAACGGGGCGCCGAGCTCGGCCGCTGCCGGCTCGCGGGCGCCACGTTCCTGGGCTGCCGCTTCGCCGAGGGCGACGCCGCGAGGGTCGAGGCCTCCGGGGCGCTGGTCCTCCCGCAGATCCCCGACGTGCCGGTCGACGTCTACCGCCACGAGCTCTACGAGGCCCGCGAGCTCTTCGACACGCTGCGCTGGAGCGAGTCGGTCGACGGTCGGGCCTACGCGTGGTCCAAGCCCGGCGCGATCGACGACGCCGAGGTCTCCACCGAGGTGCCGCTGGCCCGCACCCTCCACGACCACGCCATCGACCTGGCGCTCGACCGCTGGCGCGAGGGCCGGCGCGTCGTCGGCGTGATGGGCGGGCACGCCGCCTCCCGGGGCACCTCGCTCTTCACCGACGCGGCCCGCCTGGGCCACCGCCTCGGCGGGGCCGGGCTGACGGTGGCCACCGGCGGCGGGCCCGGGGCGATGGAGGCGGCCAACCTCGGGGCACGGCTCTCCTCGCGCGACGACGCGGTGCTCGGCGAGGCCCTGCGGATGCTGGCCGCGGTGCCGTCGTACCGGCCCTCGGTCGACGCCTGGGTGCTCTCGGCGTTCGACACCCTCACCGCGCTCGACCCTCCCGAGGCCGACGGCGGACCGGTCGCCAACCTCGGCATCCCGACGTGGCACTACGGCCACGAGCCGCCCAACGTCTTCGCGACCGCGATCGCGAAGTACTTCCGCAACGCCACCCGCGAGGCGATCCTGCTCGAGGTCTGCGACGCCGGCATCGTCTTCCTGCCCGGCGCCGGCGGGACGGTGCAGGAGGTGTTCCAGGACGCCTGCGAGAACTACTACGCCGACGAGGCGTCGGTGGCGCCGATGGTGCTCGTCGGGCGTCGGCACTGGACCGAGGAGCTGCCGGCCTGGCCGCTGCTGCAGGCGCTGGCGTCGGGGCGAGCCATGGAGCCGCACGTGCACCTCGTCGACACCGTCGAGGAGGCGCTCGAGGTCGTGACCAGCTCCCGGTAG